CGAGTCCGTCCAGGAGTTGATGCGTTCACTCCCTTCCATGGAAAAAATTCTCACTGACGACCGCCTGGGCGAATTCGGCGGCATTATCGACCGTGACAGTCTCAAGCGTATGTGCCGCGACGCTCTGGAACGCTGGCGCGACATGATCCTCGACAGAGAGGTGCTGAGTTTCGACGACGACGTTTTTTTCGCGGAACTGCGTCAGGAGTTGAAACGCCGGCTGCGTCCCAGTCTGCGTCCCGTGCTGAATTGCACCGGCGTCGTGGTGCACACGAATCTCGGACGTTCCTGCCTTTCTGCCGAAGCGGCCGAGGCGGCGCGCGCGGCCGCCTGCGGGTACAGCACGCTCGAGTATAATCTCGAAAGCGGCGCGCGCGGACACAGAAACTTCCACGTGGAATGGCTTCTCTGCCAGCTGACGGGAGCGGAAGCCGCGCTCGTCGTGAACAACAACGCGGGCGCGGTGCTGCTGGTGCTCGCCGCGCTGGCCGGCAAAAAGGAAGCGGTCGTGTCCCGCGGGGAACTGGTGGAGATCGGCGGCTCGTTCCGCATTCCCGACATCATGAGTTTCGCCGGGACCCGCCTGGTGGAGGTAGGCTGCACGAACCGCACTCATCTGAAGGATTATGAAAACGCGATCAGCGAAGAAACGGCGATGCTGCTCAAAGTCCATCCGTCGAATTTCCGCATCACGGGGTACGTGTCGCTGCCGCTCCGGGAAGATCTGGCCGAACTGGCCCACGCCAAGGGACTGATGATGGTGGAGGATCTGGGGAGCGGCATTCTTGTGGACGCCCGGACGCTGGGCCTTGAGGGCGAGCCGACGGTGAACGAATGTCTCGAGGCCGGCGTCGATGTCGTCACTTTTTCGGGAGACAAGCTTCTCGGCGGTCCGCAGATCGGCGCCATCGTCGGCAAAAAGCAGATCATCGATCGGATCCGCAAGTACCCGCTGCTGCGCGCCCTGCGCTGCGATAAAATGACGCTGGCCGCCATGGAGGCGACGCTTCGCATTTATCTTCGCGGCGACTGGAAAAAAATCCCTTCCCTTGGCATGATCGCCGCGTCTGAAGACGAATTGAAGGCGCGGGCGGCCGCCTTGAAAAAAAGAATCGATTCCGAACTGGCGGATTTCTGTCTGCAGACGAAAGTCGTGCCGGTCGAAGACGCTGTCGGCGGCGGCGCTTATCCGGAACGTCCGCTGCCGGGCTGGGCGGTTTCGCTGCTTCCGGCCAACGAGAATTTAAACGCCGGCGTCTTGCAGGAGCGCCTGCGCCGCTGTACTCTGCCCGTCGTCGCCGGAGCGCGCAGCAATGAGCTTTTGCTCCACATGCGCACGCTGCCGGCCGAGGACGAAAATGCTCTGATCAGTTCGCTTGAAGAAGCCCTGGAGACGAAACGATGAGCCGGCGTGAAATTTCACTTGTCGTCGGCACCGCAGGACATATCGACCACGGCAAAACGCAGCTGGTCAAAGCTCTGACGGGAATCGACTGCGATCGTTTGGGAGAAGAGAAAAAGCGCGGCATCACGATCGAACTGGGATTCGCGCCGCTGCTCCTGCCCAGCGAGCGAGTGATCAGCCTGATCGACGTTCCCGGTCATGACCGTTTCATCCGGCAGATGGTCTCGGGAGCTTCAGGCGTCGACGCGGTCATGCTGGTCGTCGCGGCGGACGAAGGCGTGATGCCGCAGACGCGGGAACATCTGGACATCCTGTGCCTGCTTGGCGTTCAGCACGGCATCGTCGCCATCACGAAAAAGGATCTGGTCGACGAAGAGATGCTCGAACTCGTCGAAGAGGACGTCCGCACTCTGACGGCCGGCACGTTCCTCGAAGGCTGCCCGGTCGTGAGCGTCTCCTCGGTGACCGGCGCCGGCATCGACGAACTGCGGCGCGCGCTGGAGCGCCTGGTGGACCAGGTAAAGCCGCGGGAACGCAGCGGCGCTTACTTTATGCCGATCGACCGGGCGTTTCCCGTGGCGGGATTCGGCACGGTCGTCACCGGTACGGCCTACAAGGGAACCATCGCTCCCGGCGAGGAAGTCGAAGTCTATCCTTCCGGGCGGAGATCGCGCGTGCGCTCGGTGCAGGTCCACGGGAAAAACGTCGAGTCCGCTTACGCCGGGCAGCGCGTCGCCATGTGCCTGAACGATCTCGACCTGAACGAGATTCGGCATGGCGACGTCGTCTGCGCTGACGGCGTCTACAAGGCGACGTCGTGTCTCGACGTCATGCTCAAGCTGCTCGGCTTCGTGCCTGAACCTTTGGAACATTGGCAGCGCGTCCGTCTTCA
The nucleotide sequence above comes from Pyramidobacter porci. Encoded proteins:
- the selA gene encoding L-seryl-tRNA(Sec) selenium transferase codes for the protein MVKKQRKVESVQELMRSLPSMEKILTDDRLGEFGGIIDRDSLKRMCRDALERWRDMILDREVLSFDDDVFFAELRQELKRRLRPSLRPVLNCTGVVVHTNLGRSCLSAEAAEAARAAACGYSTLEYNLESGARGHRNFHVEWLLCQLTGAEAALVVNNNAGAVLLVLAALAGKKEAVVSRGELVEIGGSFRIPDIMSFAGTRLVEVGCTNRTHLKDYENAISEETAMLLKVHPSNFRITGYVSLPLREDLAELAHAKGLMMVEDLGSGILVDARTLGLEGEPTVNECLEAGVDVVTFSGDKLLGGPQIGAIVGKKQIIDRIRKYPLLRALRCDKMTLAAMEATLRIYLRGDWKKIPSLGMIAASEDELKARAAALKKRIDSELADFCLQTKVVPVEDAVGGGAYPERPLPGWAVSLLPANENLNAGVLQERLRRCTLPVVAGARSNELLLHMRTLPAEDENALISSLEEALETKR